A region from the Algoriphagus machipongonensis genome encodes:
- a CDS encoding aminotransferase class I/II-fold pyridoxal phosphate-dependent enzyme, giving the protein MSQSSLSQKGQTASESPARVDMEIYFEALDNPYHPTDNPKGALPMNVAENHLCWEMLRDRIQQVTREHEIPDWVASYGDPAGIPRFREATASFLENHLFGTHVNPDSLAFSVGATSVIEMTSFLLADPSDTAVIPAPSYPVYTGDIGVIPGVIRYDLQTHEELEELKNGIPINTQKLEQAKKDIEAKGSRFKILILTSPDNPTGGIYSEKQLRETADWCIANQIHLIVNEIYGLSLIDISHPEIKEDYPNPIEFVSFGKIMSEYQNPYLHFWYSFSKDFGVSGFRIGLLHSFNEELIQAYRNAGLSHSISNYTQWVMSEVLEDKAFLEQFFSTYRERLTESYLIVRKSLKRMNIPFNPSFGSLFVWMDWSKFLSEESAEGEEKLWMEIYQQTGVLLTPTNGFGHKKKGLYRMVITSLNQSKLQVAMDKLEDFTKKK; this is encoded by the coding sequence ATGAGTCAATCTAGCTTGTCCCAAAAAGGGCAAACCGCTTCCGAAAGTCCAGCCAGAGTAGATATGGAAATATATTTTGAAGCGCTCGATAACCCATACCATCCTACTGACAACCCTAAGGGTGCTCTTCCCATGAACGTTGCAGAAAATCATCTCTGTTGGGAAATGCTGAGGGATAGAATTCAACAAGTGACTCGAGAACATGAAATTCCTGATTGGGTGGCTAGCTATGGTGATCCTGCTGGCATTCCTAGATTTAGGGAGGCCACAGCGAGCTTTCTTGAAAACCACCTTTTTGGAACTCATGTAAATCCAGACAGCTTGGCTTTTTCTGTAGGGGCTACTTCCGTAATAGAAATGACCTCGTTTTTATTGGCTGACCCCAGCGACACAGCTGTCATTCCAGCACCTAGTTATCCAGTTTATACAGGAGATATCGGAGTTATTCCCGGGGTAATAAGATATGATCTACAAACGCACGAGGAATTAGAAGAGTTAAAAAATGGGATCCCCATCAATACTCAAAAATTAGAGCAAGCAAAAAAGGATATCGAAGCCAAAGGAAGTCGCTTTAAAATCTTAATCCTCACGAGCCCAGACAATCCCACAGGAGGAATATACAGCGAAAAGCAACTGAGGGAAACTGCAGATTGGTGTATAGCAAATCAAATTCATTTGATTGTCAACGAAATCTATGGTCTTTCATTGATCGACATTTCTCATCCTGAAATCAAAGAGGATTATCCCAACCCAATTGAATTTGTTTCTTTTGGCAAAATCATGTCTGAATATCAAAACCCCTATCTCCATTTTTGGTACTCGTTTTCTAAGGATTTTGGCGTTTCAGGATTCAGAATTGGTTTACTCCACTCTTTTAACGAGGAATTAATTCAAGCTTATCGAAATGCTGGTTTAAGCCATTCGATCTCCAATTATACGCAATGGGTGATGAGTGAAGTTTTGGAGGACAAAGCTTTTCTAGAGCAATTTTTCTCTACTTACCGAGAGCGCTTGACAGAGTCCTATTTAATCGTGAGAAAATCACTCAAGAGGATGAATATCCCATTTAACCCTTCTTTTGGAAGTCTTTTTGTCTGGATGGATTGGTCAAAATTCCTTTCCGAAGAATCTGCAGAAGGTGAGGAAAAATTATGGATGGAGATCTATCAGCAAACCGGTGTATTACTTACCCCCACCAATGGCTTTGGCCATAAAAAGAAAGGCTTATACCGAATGGTTATCACTAGTCTAAACCAAAGTAAACTCCAGGTTGCCATGGACAAGTTAGAGGACTTCACCAAGAAGAAATAA
- a CDS encoding GNAT family N-acetyltransferase, giving the protein MNIVKFKEEHRDQILKVWEDSVLKSHDFLNPDDFQEIKKLVNSIDFNDLEVYCLIDQNKVHGFIGVADQNIEMLFIAPSHFGQGLGKRLVNFAILELEAKKVDVNEQNRNAVGFYQKLGFQTFERTELDDQGRNYPLLRMKL; this is encoded by the coding sequence ATGAATATTGTAAAATTCAAAGAGGAACATAGAGATCAAATTCTGAAAGTATGGGAAGATTCTGTTCTCAAGTCACATGACTTTTTAAATCCAGATGATTTTCAGGAAATCAAGAAATTAGTAAACAGCATTGATTTCAATGATCTCGAGGTGTACTGCTTAATAGATCAAAATAAGGTACATGGTTTTATTGGAGTAGCTGATCAAAATATTGAAATGTTATTCATAGCCCCTTCCCACTTTGGACAAGGGCTGGGTAAACGATTAGTCAATTTTGCTATCCTTGAGCTTGAAGCAAAAAAAGTTGATGTCAATGAACAGAACAGAAATGCAGTAGGATTTTATCAAAAACTAGGGTTCCAAACTTTTGAAAGAACAGAGTTAGATGATCAAGGCAGAAACTATCCTTTACTAAGGATGAAGCTTTAA
- a CDS encoding DUF3291 domain-containing protein, which yields MKATITSLELKSPFHFFALAASALNISRQLKATNCKEFKKRGFWMKHYTMTLWESENELKEFARSGAHLEAMKASSQIAKEIRTFTFDTESLPNWEEAKLLLQKGKVINF from the coding sequence ATGAAAGCAACAATAACATCATTGGAATTAAAAAGTCCATTTCATTTTTTTGCTTTGGCAGCAAGTGCTTTAAATATTTCCAGACAATTAAAAGCCACGAATTGCAAGGAATTTAAAAAGAGAGGTTTTTGGATGAAACACTATACCATGACTCTTTGGGAAAGTGAAAATGAATTGAAAGAATTTGCGAGAAGCGGAGCACATCTTGAAGCCATGAAAGCAAGTAGTCAGATTGCCAAGGAAATCAGAACATTCACTTTTGACACCGAATCCCTCCCAAATTGGGAGGAAGCAAAATTATTATTGCAAAAAGGAAAGGTGATAAATTTTTAA
- a CDS encoding sulfatase family protein — protein MKYIHLILSFFLGITLLTGCQEAKEEKSQRPNIIFIMSDDHAYQAISAYDNSLIETPNIDRIADMGILFTNASVTNSICAPSRATILTGKHSHLNGKIDNYYPFDTTNVTFPQLLQDGGYQTAMFGKLHFGNNPKGFDQFKILPGQGSYYNPDFITKNEGNIKVEGYVTDIITDMTLDWLSNERKEEDPFMLMYLHKAPHRAWLMAERHLEEFTNRTFPEPATLFDDYSGRTNAAAEAEMSILKDMGWSGDNKLYPETMDELGIEEIRNDKGRFVNHWKRFTPEQKANFDKAYGKVAEEFKKIYPSMTEEDMMKWKFQRYMQDYLGTIKSVDENVGRLLDYLEENNLLENTIIVYTSDQGFYLGEHGWFDKRFVYDESFKTPLIVAWPGKAKAGTKSDAMVQNLDFAQTFLDAAGVDAPADMQGESMMPLLTGNEDQWTRDEVYYHYYEYPAEHMVNRHYAIVTKDYKLIHYYFVEDEWELIDRNKDPKELKNVYDDPEYAEVRADLHERLEKMRVKYKDSPELSQQYIDRYVEDASEGRIYGTSKEKVEKILERRKD, from the coding sequence ATGAAATACATTCATTTAATTCTTTCATTCTTTCTAGGAATCACTCTTTTGACAGGATGTCAAGAAGCAAAGGAAGAAAAATCTCAGCGTCCCAACATCATTTTCATCATGTCTGATGATCATGCTTATCAGGCGATTTCGGCTTATGATAATAGCCTGATCGAAACTCCAAATATCGATAGGATTGCAGATATGGGGATTTTGTTTACCAATGCCTCGGTTACCAATTCGATATGTGCTCCTTCAAGAGCCACCATTTTGACGGGTAAACACTCGCATTTAAATGGGAAGATTGATAACTATTATCCTTTTGATACTACTAATGTGACCTTCCCTCAGCTATTACAAGATGGTGGATATCAGACGGCTATGTTTGGTAAACTACACTTTGGGAATAATCCAAAAGGTTTTGATCAGTTTAAGATTTTGCCGGGTCAAGGCTCATATTACAATCCTGATTTTATCACCAAGAATGAAGGCAATATCAAAGTGGAGGGTTATGTAACAGATATTATTACGGACATGACTTTGGATTGGCTTTCTAATGAAAGAAAAGAAGAAGACCCATTTATGCTGATGTATCTACATAAAGCACCGCATAGAGCCTGGTTAATGGCAGAGCGCCATTTAGAAGAATTCACGAATAGAACATTCCCAGAGCCTGCTACTTTGTTTGACGATTATTCTGGTAGAACAAATGCTGCTGCTGAAGCTGAAATGAGCATTTTGAAGGATATGGGTTGGTCAGGTGATAACAAGCTTTACCCAGAAACGATGGATGAACTGGGCATAGAGGAAATTAGGAATGATAAAGGTAGATTTGTCAATCATTGGAAAAGGTTTACTCCAGAACAGAAGGCAAATTTTGACAAAGCCTATGGAAAAGTAGCCGAGGAGTTTAAGAAAATATATCCCTCCATGACTGAGGAAGATATGATGAAATGGAAGTTCCAACGATATATGCAAGACTATTTGGGAACCATTAAGTCTGTGGATGAAAATGTAGGAAGGCTTCTTGATTACCTAGAGGAAAACAATCTTTTGGAAAATACCATTATCGTTTACACTTCTGATCAGGGATTTTACTTGGGAGAGCACGGTTGGTTTGACAAGCGATTTGTTTACGATGAGTCCTTCAAAACGCCTTTGATTGTTGCATGGCCAGGAAAAGCCAAAGCAGGTACTAAATCCGATGCGATGGTCCAAAACCTAGATTTCGCACAGACATTTTTGGATGCCGCAGGGGTAGACGCTCCGGCTGATATGCAAGGAGAAAGCATGATGCCACTCCTAACTGGAAATGAAGATCAGTGGACTCGAGATGAAGTGTACTATCATTACTACGAATACCCTGCAGAACATATGGTCAACAGGCACTATGCGATCGTGACGAAAGACTACAAATTGATCCACTACTATTTTGTAGAAGATGAATGGGAGTTGATCGATCGTAATAAAGATCCTAAAGAGCTGAAGAATGTGTATGATGATCCGGAATATGCAGAAGTTCGAGCTGACCTTCATGAGCGTTTGGAGAAGATGCGCGTCAAATACAAAGACAGCCCAGAGCTTAGTCAGCAATATATTGATCGCTATGTAGAGGATGCTTCGGAAGGAAGAATCTACGGGACCTCTAAAGAAAAAGTAGAAAAGATCCTGGAGCGAAGAAAGGATTGA
- a CDS encoding TonB-dependent receptor: protein MLKYLLVGILLFASNCVFSQTTYKAKIIDKDSGTPLVGATILVKEISLGAVSDENGIVTIQEIPAGNYTLDIRFLGYETQKVNRTFPLETSDKPEVFYLEHAHEEMEVLVVRSNRSSRVIEDVPTRVEIIAGEELSEKGNMKPGDIRMLLNESTGIQTQQTSATSYNSSIRIQGLDGKYTQLLRDGLPLYAGYSSGLSLMQIAPLDLAQVEVIKGASSTLYGGGAIAGLVNLISKTPEDKPELSIMLNGTSALGLDASAYYAAKKGKIGTTIFTSYNKGTAYDPAEIGLTAIPKFDRFTINPKLFWYMNSQSSLVLGLNLMQEDRLGGNIDFIEGESMINPYFEKNTTDRISTSLNYQNQLSETSQLTVKNSLSFYDRSIEVPDFLFSGKQFSSFSEVNINTQGENSEWIGGLNLWTDQFTQKEGNEALPLDYTLNTYGVFIQNLWNVSEQWTLESGFRLDYQKDYGAFPLPKISAMFKPSDALTFRLGGGLGYKSPTVFTEDAERNQFQNILPIDPKLFEAEKSAGTNLDINYKVAIGDELSLVANTLFFYTRIQNPLLLTPAGSNYEFQQPQGSLETQGVEVNMKWNYKDFKLFVGYTFADVQQQYNDIKSTYPLVAKHRINNVLMYEKHENFWIGLEAYYFSPQQLNDGKSGKSYWIVGLMSEKKFGEKFSIFLNFENFLDTRQTRFDTIYTGSLSNPEFRDIYAPVDGFVINGGIKFRLL, encoded by the coding sequence ATGCTAAAATATCTGTTAGTAGGCATACTCCTATTTGCCAGTAACTGTGTCTTTTCACAAACCACCTATAAAGCAAAAATCATAGATAAAGATTCCGGCACTCCATTGGTTGGAGCGACCATATTGGTTAAAGAAATTTCGCTTGGAGCAGTTTCAGATGAAAATGGAATTGTGACAATACAAGAAATCCCTGCTGGGAATTACACTTTGGATATCCGATTCTTAGGCTATGAAACTCAAAAAGTCAATCGAACTTTCCCACTAGAAACTTCCGATAAACCAGAGGTATTTTACTTAGAGCATGCGCATGAAGAAATGGAAGTTTTGGTTGTTCGTTCCAATCGAAGTTCCAGAGTAATAGAGGACGTGCCCACTCGAGTGGAGATTATCGCCGGGGAGGAGCTCTCCGAAAAAGGGAATATGAAACCCGGTGACATCCGAATGTTGCTCAATGAAAGTACCGGCATTCAAACCCAACAAACTTCCGCTACGAGTTACAATTCCAGCATCCGTATTCAAGGTCTAGATGGTAAATACACCCAGTTACTACGAGACGGTTTGCCCTTGTATGCAGGCTATTCTTCGGGATTGAGTCTGATGCAAATTGCACCTTTGGACTTGGCGCAGGTGGAAGTTATCAAAGGAGCTTCCTCCACCTTGTACGGGGGAGGAGCCATCGCCGGTCTGGTCAATTTGATTTCTAAAACTCCCGAAGATAAACCTGAACTGTCAATCATGCTCAACGGAACTTCTGCATTGGGCTTGGACGCAAGTGCTTATTATGCTGCTAAAAAGGGAAAAATCGGAACTACTATTTTCACTTCCTATAACAAAGGAACCGCATACGATCCTGCAGAAATTGGATTGACCGCGATCCCTAAATTTGACCGTTTCACTATTAACCCCAAGTTATTTTGGTACATGAATTCGCAATCAAGTTTAGTCTTGGGCTTGAATCTGATGCAGGAAGATCGATTGGGAGGAAATATTGATTTCATCGAAGGAGAATCCATGATCAACCCGTATTTTGAGAAAAATACAACAGACCGTATTTCTACAAGTCTCAACTACCAAAACCAACTCAGTGAAACCTCGCAGCTTACTGTCAAAAACAGTTTGAGCTTTTACGATAGAAGTATCGAAGTTCCAGATTTCCTCTTCTCCGGAAAGCAATTCTCTTCTTTTTCTGAGGTAAATATCAATACTCAAGGAGAAAATTCTGAATGGATTGGAGGTTTGAATTTATGGACAGATCAGTTTACCCAAAAAGAGGGAAATGAAGCCCTTCCCTTAGATTACACCCTGAATACCTATGGGGTTTTCATCCAAAATCTTTGGAACGTTTCGGAACAATGGACGCTGGAATCTGGATTTAGGCTAGATTATCAAAAGGATTATGGGGCATTCCCTTTACCTAAGATTTCTGCCATGTTTAAGCCAAGTGATGCACTCACTTTCAGATTGGGAGGAGGATTAGGATATAAATCTCCAACAGTTTTCACAGAAGATGCTGAGAGAAATCAATTTCAGAATATCCTACCCATTGATCCTAAACTATTCGAAGCAGAAAAATCGGCAGGAACCAATCTGGATATAAATTATAAAGTAGCTATCGGAGATGAACTTTCTTTGGTCGCCAATACCCTTTTCTTTTATACCAGAATTCAAAATCCATTATTGCTGACTCCAGCAGGTAGTAATTATGAGTTTCAGCAGCCACAAGGAAGCCTTGAAACCCAGGGAGTGGAAGTAAACATGAAGTGGAATTACAAAGATTTCAAACTTTTTGTAGGCTATACTTTTGCTGATGTGCAGCAGCAATATAATGACATCAAATCCACCTATCCTTTGGTAGCAAAACACCGGATCAATAATGTGTTGATGTATGAAAAGCATGAAAATTTCTGGATAGGATTAGAAGCTTATTATTTTAGTCCCCAGCAATTGAATGACGGTAAAAGCGGAAAATCCTATTGGATCGTGGGCTTGATGAGTGAAAAGAAATTTGGAGAGAAGTTCTCGATCTTCCTAAATTTTGAAAACTTCCTAGATACCCGACAAACTCGATTTGATACGATTTATACCGGCAGCCTTTCAAATCCGGAGTTCCGGGACATTTACGCTCCAGTCGATGGCTTTGTCATCAATGGGGGAATTAAATTCAGACTATTGTAA
- a CDS encoding SGNH/GDSL hydrolase family protein → MKEFILLFLTLVTFSLHTIQENRIADKSSYLADVKEELKKEWPKNRTINLVFHGHSVPSGYFKTPIVNTLEAYPYQLLSKLKEQYPYAVINIINTAIGGENSVRGAERFDSEVLNHNPDVLLIDYSLNDRGPGLEKAQLAWEEMIEKALKNDIKILLLTPSPDQRVNILDEESELEQHRSQVINLAKKHGLGLVDSYQLFKEEVKEGNPISDYMSQVNHPNSKGHQLIASEIFEYFK, encoded by the coding sequence ATGAAAGAATTCATACTACTTTTCTTAACCTTAGTAACTTTTTCATTACATACAATTCAAGAAAATAGAATTGCAGATAAATCAAGCTATTTAGCGGATGTAAAAGAAGAATTAAAAAAAGAGTGGCCAAAAAACAGAACCATCAACCTTGTTTTTCATGGACATTCTGTACCCTCAGGTTATTTTAAAACACCGATTGTCAATACATTAGAAGCCTACCCCTATCAATTACTGAGCAAATTAAAAGAGCAATACCCTTATGCAGTGATCAATATAATCAACACTGCCATCGGAGGAGAGAACTCGGTTAGAGGGGCGGAAAGGTTTGATTCAGAAGTGTTAAATCACAATCCGGATGTTCTATTGATAGACTATTCCCTAAATGATCGAGGTCCAGGGTTAGAAAAAGCACAATTGGCATGGGAGGAGATGATTGAAAAAGCACTCAAAAATGACATTAAAATCCTCCTGTTAACCCCTTCTCCAGATCAAAGAGTGAACATTCTGGACGAAGAAAGTGAACTGGAACAGCATAGAAGTCAGGTGATCAATTTAGCGAAAAAACATGGCCTTGGACTGGTAGACAGCTATCAATTATTTAAAGAGGAAGTAAAGGAAGGAAATCCTATTTCTGATTACATGTCTCAGGTAAACCACCCAAATAGCAAAGGGCATCAATTGATTGCTAGTGAAATTTTTGAGTATTTTAAATAA
- a CDS encoding NAD(P)-dependent alcohol dehydrogenase, which produces MKAITKHHYGGPEVLGLEEVEKPRVKEKHLLVKVKANSVNPADWHTLRGEPYFARLSFGLFKPKDKILGADFAGIVEEVGQGVSQFKVGDRVFGEYLDGGSFAEYVCVPESVCGLMPKDSSEIEMAAVPIAGLTALQAIITHGKLESGENVLINGSSGGVGHFAVQIAKAYGAHVTGVCSSRNVDFVKSLGADQVIAYDQESIHEHNGNYDLVLDTHGNLNFADYKRMGKRGVLIGFTGMGQMMGVLLKKFLKNFPIALFTASANTDDLETLARLIHEGKVKPHIEKTYPFTQFPEAIAYIENMRTRGKVTVTWEI; this is translated from the coding sequence ATGAAAGCAATTACAAAGCATCACTATGGAGGGCCGGAGGTTCTTGGTTTAGAGGAAGTAGAAAAACCTAGGGTTAAGGAAAAGCACTTGCTGGTAAAAGTGAAAGCCAATTCAGTCAACCCCGCTGACTGGCATACTTTGAGAGGTGAGCCTTACTTTGCCAGATTGAGCTTTGGTTTATTTAAGCCAAAAGATAAGATTCTAGGTGCTGACTTTGCTGGAATAGTGGAAGAAGTAGGTCAAGGTGTAAGCCAATTTAAAGTAGGAGATCGTGTTTTTGGGGAATATCTAGATGGAGGTTCATTTGCGGAATATGTCTGCGTTCCTGAATCGGTATGTGGATTGATGCCAAAGGATTCAAGCGAAATTGAAATGGCAGCTGTTCCCATTGCAGGATTAACGGCCCTACAGGCAATAATTACCCATGGAAAGCTGGAGTCCGGAGAAAACGTTTTGATCAATGGATCTTCTGGAGGTGTTGGCCATTTTGCTGTTCAAATTGCAAAAGCTTATGGAGCCCATGTGACTGGGGTTTGCTCAAGTAGAAATGTGGATTTTGTCAAATCACTAGGTGCAGACCAAGTCATTGCTTATGATCAAGAAAGCATCCATGAACACAATGGAAACTATGATTTGGTGCTGGACACTCATGGAAATCTAAATTTTGCCGATTACAAAAGAATGGGAAAACGTGGAGTCTTGATTGGCTTCACAGGTATGGGACAAATGATGGGAGTTTTATTGAAAAAATTTCTGAAAAATTTCCCCATTGCTTTGTTTACTGCCTCTGCAAATACTGATGATTTGGAAACATTAGCTAGGCTTATCCACGAAGGAAAAGTAAAACCACATATCGAAAAGACCTATCCTTTCACACAATTCCCAGAAGCTATAGCCTACATAGAAAACATGAGAACCCGAGGGAAAGTGACTGTTACTTGGGAGATCTAA